Proteins from a single region of Cetobacterium somerae ATCC BAA-474:
- a CDS encoding SDR family oxidoreductase, with translation MSFKNQIVVITGGAKGIGRGLVESFAKENADVYFLDMNFESGNKLENELNDKGYRVHFRLVDITKEIELAEVIDKIPKIDILCSNCGIFPQKKIMDMNVDDWEKVQKVNVTSTFLVTKYSIKKMIGAKYGRIILTSSITGPVTGFPGWSHYGASKAALLGFMRSACLEVAKFGITINAVMPGNILTEGLVQQGNDYINSMKKSVPVGFLGDVSDIANGVMFFAKKESRYITGQTLIIDGGQILPESLEALA, from the coding sequence ATGAGTTTTAAAAATCAAATTGTTGTTATTACAGGTGGAGCAAAAGGTATAGGAAGAGGACTTGTAGAATCTTTTGCTAAGGAAAATGCAGATGTATATTTTTTAGATATGAATTTTGAAAGTGGTAATAAATTAGAGAATGAGCTTAATGATAAGGGATATCGTGTTCATTTTAGATTAGTAGATATAACTAAAGAGATAGAGCTAGCAGAAGTTATAGATAAAATTCCAAAAATAGATATTTTATGTAGTAACTGTGGAATATTTCCACAAAAAAAAATAATGGATATGAATGTTGATGATTGGGAAAAAGTTCAAAAAGTAAATGTAACAAGTACATTTTTAGTAACTAAATATTCTATAAAAAAGATGATTGGAGCAAAATATGGAAGAATAATTTTAACATCATCAATAACAGGACCAGTAACAGGATTTCCGGGATGGAGTCATTACGGTGCGAGTAAAGCAGCATTGTTAGGGTTTATGAGATCAGCTTGTTTAGAAGTTGCTAAATTTGGAATTACAATAAATGCAGTTATGCCAGGAAATATATTAACAGAAGGATTAGTTCAGCAAGGAAATGATTATATTAATAGTATGAAAAAAAGTGTACCAGTAGGATTTTTAGGCGATGTTTCTGATATAGCTAACGGTGTTATGTTTTTTGCTAAAAAAGAAAGTAGATATATAACAGGCCAAACTTTAATTATAGACGGTGGACAAATTTTACCAGAATCTTTAGAGGCTTTAGCTTAA
- a CDS encoding YqaA family protein, whose amino-acid sequence MFEILKEFGIYGIAIAGLLEATILPIPMETISVPVYLSSREKVAYLLIILLICSTLGSIIGYLFWRKISGPIKNRYLKSEIFVKIKKMYEKNALLTLLTSAFTPIPFEGYIIAAGILEIEFKTFLLGVVFSRILRHFPQGVLVYYYGEKVIKDIGTYSIIIIISIFLIIFIKNFIDKKIKKGNI is encoded by the coding sequence ATGTTTGAAATATTAAAAGAGTTTGGGATTTACGGAATAGCAATAGCTGGATTGTTAGAGGCAACAATATTGCCTATTCCAATGGAGACAATATCCGTACCAGTATATCTTTCTTCAAGAGAAAAAGTGGCGTATTTATTAATAATTTTATTAATTTGCTCTACTTTAGGTAGCATAATTGGTTATTTATTTTGGAGAAAAATTAGTGGACCAATTAAAAATAGATATTTAAAATCAGAAATATTTGTTAAAATAAAAAAAATGTATGAAAAAAATGCTTTATTAACATTGTTGACATCTGCATTTACACCAATACCTTTTGAAGGATATATTATAGCAGCAGGGATTCTTGAAATAGAATTTAAAACATTTTTATTAGGAGTAGTTTTTAGCAGAATCTTAAGACACTTTCCTCAAGGGGTATTAGTATATTACTATGGAGAAAAAGTAATAAAGGATATAGGTACTTACAGTATTATAATTATAATATCTATATTTCTAATTATTTTTATAAAAAATTTTATTGATAAAAAAATAAAAAAGGGCAATATTTAA